The stretch of DNA TAAATATACTTTGAAAGAAACCCAAGCGCCAAATGGTTATGAAATCGCCGAAGATATTTCATTTGAAGTAAAAGATGGCAAGGTCGTTGGTAGTGCCACAAATAGAATTGTGATGATTGATAAACTGAAAGAAGTAGTACCAACACCACAAAAACAAAAAGTAATTCTTTCTAAACAAGATGTGGCCGGAAAAGAAATTGCTGGTGCGGAATTAACATTAACAACCAATGAACAAGAAGTTGATTCATGGATCTCTGAAGAAGGAAAAGATCATGAATTCTTAGCTACACCAAATCAAGAATATACCTTGCAAGAAGTACAAGCGCCAAAAGGTTATAAACTTGCAGAATCTATTACGTTCCGCGTGAATGAAGAAGGAAAAGTGGAAATTAAAAATGGTACTACTTGGACTTCTTTAGCTGATAATAAAGTAATTATGGTTGATGCTAAAAAGACATCAGAAAAACCAAATGTACCAATAAAACCAACTCCTTCTACATCGAAAAAAGCAAAAGTTGAAGTTGCAAAAATTGATGTATTAGGAAAAGAAGTGGTTGGTGCAAAATTAGAAATCTTAGACGCTAATGGAAAAACAATTGACGCTTGGATTAGTGATACGACAAGTCACAAAGTAGAACTTTCCGATGGCAAATATACATTGAAAGAAACACGAGCACCAAAAGGATATGAAATAGCAGAAAGCATTCCATTTGAAGTAAAAGATGGAAAAGTTGTTGGACAAACGACAAATACCATTGTTATGGTAGATAAAGAAACAAAAGAAGAACGTCATAAGAAACCAAAAGTGATAAAAGAAACGGTGATTATAGAAAAAACAATCGATGATTATCATCCTTCTTCTGGAGCACCTTCTCA from Catellicoccus marimammalium M35/04/3 encodes:
- a CDS encoding MSCRAMM family protein — protein: KYTLKETQAPNGYEIAEDISFEVKDGKVVGSATNRIVMIDKLKEVVPTPQKQKVILSKQDVAGKEIAGAELTLTTNEQEVDSWISEEGKDHEFLATPNQEYTLQEVQAPKGYKLAESITFRVNEEGKVEIKNGTTWTSLADNKVIMVDAKKTSEKPNVPIKPTPSTSKKAKVEVAKIDVLGKEVVGAKLEILDANGKTIDAWISDTTSHKVELSDGKYTLKETRAPKGYEIAESIPFEVKDGKVVGQTTNTIVMVDKETKEERHKKPKVIKETVIIEKTIDDYHPSSGAPSQSSKEDDQSDLPQTGTHQSSIELVIGFGLLIISLCGFQWLRKRYN